The genomic stretch GCGGCGCAATGGACATGCGCAACAGCACACCACCCCTCAACCCGATGGGCATGTACCAATACACCGTGTGGAAGGATGTGCATTCGCATGAGGAAATGCATCATGACAACTTCGATACCATCTACGAACTATGCGGTCACTGCCTCGACATGGTGGTGGAAGGTCCGTGGGAACCGTATTTCGAGATCGTCGCCTCCGACCTGCCGCAACTGATGGGCATGACCGATGTGCCCGCCGTGCTGGGTGATGCGTTTGCTGCCCAACGCCCCGTGCCCAAGGTCGCGCTGGCCGGGCAACGCAGCATCGTAGTCGGCGACCATGGGATCATGCATGGCCATGAGCAAGATTTCGAGCAAGGCGCACAAGCAACCCTGAAATGGATGAAAGCCAATGTACCCGGCATGATTGGCTGGATGCTGCTGAAACAGTTTGGCGTTTCCGCCATCGGTTCTTTCCAGCTTGACCCGGAAGGCATGTTGAAAGCCACCCTTGGCGCGAACCCACCCAAATACAACACCAACTACGGTGACAAGGTGCATTCCACCCCACCGATTCCGCCACAAACCCCCACGCAATATCTGGTGCATATGGAATGGGAAAGCCCCGACCACGCCCACATGGGGCTGGGGCACGTCATGGTGGATTATGAACTGCGCCAAATTCACAACGAGGGCGTGCTACGTCATCTGGATCGTGGCCCTTACTACATGGCCTTTGCGCCGATGATGGAACAGGGTCTGTGGCGTCGCCACTTAAAGCAGTAACCCTGCCTGATCGTCATTGTTTTTAACCCA from Thiothrix litoralis encodes the following:
- a CDS encoding sulfur oxygenase reductase family protein, with amino-acid sequence MSNNGNPIIAINMAKIANRPDSYETMMKVGPKVCITTASHPGFLGFEQLLQTGIHPMAGRYGGGAMDMRNSTPPLNPMGMYQYTVWKDVHSHEEMHHDNFDTIYELCGHCLDMVVEGPWEPYFEIVASDLPQLMGMTDVPAVLGDAFAAQRPVPKVALAGQRSIVVGDHGIMHGHEQDFEQGAQATLKWMKANVPGMIGWMLLKQFGVSAIGSFQLDPEGMLKATLGANPPKYNTNYGDKVHSTPPIPPQTPTQYLVHMEWESPDHAHMGLGHVMVDYELRQIHNEGVLRHLDRGPYYMAFAPMMEQGLWRRHLKQ